From the Equus przewalskii isolate Varuska chromosome 19, EquPr2, whole genome shotgun sequence genome, one window contains:
- the LOC103565733 gene encoding small ribosomal subunit protein uS8-like, with protein sequence MVRMNVLADALKSVNNAEKRGKRQVLIRPCAKVIVRFLTVMMKHGYIGEFEIIDDHRAGKIVVNLTGRLNKCGVISPRFDVQLKDLAKWQNNLLPSHQFGFIVLTTSAGIMDHEEARRKHTGGKILGFFF encoded by the coding sequence ATGGTGCGCATGAATGTCCTGGCTGATGCTCTCAAGAGCGTCAACAATGCTGAGAAGAGGGGCAAACGCCAGGTGCTCATTAGGCCGTGCGCCAAAGTCATTGTCCGGTTTCTGACTGTGATGATGAAGCATGGTTACATTGGCGAATTTGAAATCATCGATGACCACAGAGCTGGGAAGATTGTTGTGAACCTCACGGGCAGGTTAAACAAGTGTGGAGTGATTAGCCCCAGATTTGACGTGCAACTGAAAGATCTAGCAAAATGGCAAAATAACTTGCTCCCATCCCATCAGTTTGGTTTTATTGTACTGACAACCTCAGCTGGCATCATGGACCATGAAGAAGCAAGACGAAAACACACAGGAGGGAAAATCCTGGGATTCTTTTTCTAG